Proteins co-encoded in one Candidatus Hydrogenedentota bacterium genomic window:
- a CDS encoding NUDIX hydrolase yields MRAKWKHAARRIHYGVNNSGGRMSSAAYTYSHPRPILAADSAVFTLHDGALSVLLIERGQPPFIGTWALPGGWVEEEEPVDEAGARELREETGLSNVDLRQLFTIGDPGRDPRGWCATVVYVALIDHRDHPVRAGDDAAHAAWFSLDELPQLAFDHDKVMRVAVQRLCTHFANPGARLVSTPERYTEDELDALWRDAERFLRSRAAGDEG; encoded by the coding sequence ATGCGCGCGAAGTGGAAACACGCGGCGCGCCGCATTCACTATGGTGTGAACAATTCAGGAGGCCGAATGTCATCTGCCGCATACACGTATTCGCACCCGCGTCCCATACTTGCCGCCGACTCCGCCGTGTTTACGCTGCACGACGGGGCGTTGAGCGTTCTCCTGATCGAACGCGGGCAACCGCCGTTTATCGGCACGTGGGCTCTTCCGGGCGGCTGGGTGGAAGAAGAGGAACCCGTTGACGAGGCGGGCGCGCGCGAACTTCGTGAGGAGACCGGACTTTCCAACGTTGACCTGCGCCAGTTGTTCACCATCGGCGACCCGGGGCGCGACCCGCGCGGATGGTGCGCCACCGTTGTGTACGTGGCGCTGATTGATCACCGGGACCATCCCGTCCGCGCGGGCGATGACGCGGCGCACGCGGCGTGGTTTTCGCTCGATGAACTGCCACAACTTGCGTTCGATCACGATAAAGTGATGCGCGTCGCGGTCCAACGCCTGTGCACGCACTTCGCCAATCCCGGCGCTCGCCTTGTGTCCACCCCGGAGCGGTATACTGAAGACGAGCTCGACGCGCTCTGGCGCGATGCGGAGCGTTTTCTGCGGAGCCGCGCGGCGGGCGACGAGGGGTGA
- a CDS encoding nicotinate phosphoribosyltransferase, with product MNPSHPWRTREGLALLTDFYELTMMAGYLKEHRAEGRVCFEYFFRHLPPNAGFGVAAGLGPFLDYLEHLRFADDDIEYLRSLKMFDSGFLDHLRQFKPACTVRAVPEGTLVFPHEPIVQIEGAIFEAQLLETALLNMLNFQTLIATKAARVCLAADGDPVMEFGLRRAHGPDGGLSGSRAAYIGGCSSTSNVLAGKIYGIPVAGTHAHSWVMSFPNELDAFRAFARNYPERCVLLVDTYDTVESGIPNAIQTFKEMRANGSNVRPAIRLDSGDLARLSKIAHRMMREAGFEDPLIVGSNDLDEDLIADLKRQGAKINAWGVGTHLITASDSPALSGVYKLVAIGDGGAWQPRIKISSNISKATNPGRKQIVRYYDPNDTPLGDVLYDIDETYPHDGRIDGRDATLPHRETRLRNTARAEVLFDTVFESGKRTRPQLPIRDIRARYLAQRAMLPDEYKRLRNPEIYKVMLSTKIGELKEELLKNPDNQ from the coding sequence ATGAATCCATCGCACCCGTGGCGCACGCGGGAGGGCCTCGCGCTGCTTACCGACTTCTACGAATTGACCATGATGGCCGGGTATCTGAAGGAGCATCGCGCGGAAGGCCGCGTCTGTTTCGAGTACTTTTTCCGGCATCTGCCGCCGAACGCGGGGTTCGGCGTCGCCGCGGGGCTGGGTCCGTTTCTCGATTACCTCGAACACCTTCGTTTTGCCGACGATGATATCGAATACCTGCGATCGCTCAAGATGTTCGACAGCGGTTTTCTCGATCATCTGCGCCAGTTCAAACCGGCGTGTACCGTCCGTGCCGTGCCCGAGGGCACGCTGGTCTTTCCGCACGAGCCGATCGTTCAAATCGAAGGCGCGATATTCGAGGCGCAACTCCTCGAAACGGCGCTGCTCAACATGCTCAATTTCCAGACGCTTATCGCCACAAAAGCGGCCCGCGTGTGCCTTGCGGCGGACGGCGACCCGGTCATGGAATTCGGACTGCGCCGCGCGCACGGTCCGGACGGCGGCCTCAGCGGGTCGCGCGCGGCGTATATCGGCGGTTGTTCGTCGACCTCCAACGTGCTCGCGGGGAAGATTTACGGCATTCCCGTTGCGGGCACGCACGCGCACAGTTGGGTGATGAGTTTTCCGAACGAGCTCGATGCGTTTCGCGCGTTCGCGCGGAACTATCCGGAGCGGTGCGTGCTGCTAGTCGACACCTACGATACGGTCGAGAGCGGCATTCCCAACGCGATTCAGACGTTCAAGGAAATGCGCGCGAACGGATCGAACGTGCGCCCGGCGATCCGGCTCGATTCCGGAGACCTCGCGCGCCTCAGCAAGATCGCCCATCGCATGATGCGCGAAGCCGGCTTCGAGGACCCGCTCATTGTCGGCTCGAACGATCTCGACGAAGACCTTATCGCCGATCTGAAGCGGCAGGGCGCGAAGATCAACGCGTGGGGCGTCGGCACGCACCTTATCACCGCAAGCGACAGCCCCGCGTTGAGCGGCGTGTACAAACTCGTCGCGATCGGCGACGGCGGCGCGTGGCAACCGCGCATCAAGATTTCCTCGAACATCTCGAAAGCGACAAACCCCGGGCGCAAGCAAATCGTCCGTTACTACGATCCGAACGATACGCCGCTCGGCGACGTGCTGTACGATATCGACGAAACCTATCCGCACGACGGACGCATCGATGGCCGCGACGCAACGCTCCCGCACCGCGAGACACGTCTGCGCAACACGGCCCGCGCCGAAGTGCTCTTCGATACCGTTTTCGAAAGTGGCAAGCGCACCAGGCCCCAACTGCCCATTCGCGATATTCGCGCGCGATACCTCGCCCAACGCGCCATGCTCCCCGACGAATACAAGCGTCTGCGCAATCCCGAAATCTACAAAGTCATGCTCTCGACCAAGATCGGCGAATTGAAGGAAGAGTTGTTGAAGAACCCGGATAACCAATGA
- a CDS encoding Gfo/Idh/MocA family oxidoreductase, whose translation MRELRVGLVGCGQHALMYLLPALHYAPIQLVSVCDTNAERRLRAKRQFGAEADFEGIGAMLRGPTIDAVIACGPPDMHRAAAIAAMDAGLNVFVEKPPANDLAGAMQIAEASRANGRHCMVGFMKRFALRYRQARELAQRRAFGKTTHVSIKYAHWNCPDLHWMLVYMTVHTLDLMRFFAGELARMSIERAETAGQFTFTVQAVSASGTLVSLVTSSQEPRVKEHVEITGEGEVVVVRNVIELEYHRRVSPTKLFTSDLHDVQLLRPDFAIPNPEQNTLFLQGYAGEMQEFASACIEERAPSVTIADGVQAMRLAQLLARNTTGSFDLME comes from the coding sequence ATGCGTGAGTTGCGCGTTGGACTTGTCGGTTGTGGCCAACACGCATTGATGTACCTCCTGCCCGCGCTCCACTATGCGCCCATCCAACTGGTGTCCGTTTGCGACACGAACGCGGAGCGGCGCCTCCGCGCGAAGCGCCAATTCGGCGCGGAAGCGGACTTCGAGGGGATCGGCGCAATGCTGCGCGGGCCGACGATCGACGCGGTGATTGCATGCGGTCCGCCGGATATGCATCGCGCGGCGGCGATCGCCGCGATGGACGCGGGCCTGAACGTGTTCGTCGAAAAGCCTCCCGCGAACGATCTGGCGGGGGCCATGCAGATTGCCGAGGCCTCGCGCGCGAACGGCCGCCATTGCATGGTCGGGTTCATGAAGCGTTTTGCGCTGCGCTACAGGCAGGCGCGCGAACTCGCGCAGCGGCGCGCGTTCGGCAAGACGACGCATGTGTCCATCAAGTACGCGCACTGGAACTGCCCCGACCTGCATTGGATGCTTGTGTATATGACGGTACACACGCTCGACTTGATGCGGTTCTTCGCGGGGGAACTCGCGCGCATGTCGATCGAGCGCGCGGAAACGGCGGGGCAATTCACGTTCACGGTGCAGGCGGTCTCCGCGTCCGGCACACTGGTTTCGCTCGTCACCAGCAGCCAGGAACCGCGCGTGAAAGAGCATGTCGAGATCACCGGTGAAGGAGAAGTCGTCGTCGTCCGAAACGTGATCGAACTCGAATACCACCGGCGCGTCAGCCCGACCAAGCTGTTCACGTCCGACTTGCACGACGTACAACTGCTGCGTCCCGACTTCGCGATACCGAACCCGGAACAAAACACCCTCTTTTTACAGGGCTACGCAGGAGAGATGCAGGAATTCGCGAGCGCCTGCATCGAAGAACGCGCACCATCGGTGACAATTGCGGATGGCGTGCAAGCCATGCGCCTCGCGCAACTCCTCGCGAGGAATACCACCGGCAGCTTTGACCTCATGGAGTAG
- a CDS encoding nicotinamidase, translating to MNINPTDALIVVDVQNDFCPGGALAVADGDGVVAGINRLLPLFSVTVFTRDWHPANHCSFSDHPEYVDKSWPAHCVANTPGARFHTDLTLPDDAMIVSKGTDASKEAYSGFDGTALAESLRDANVGRVFVCGLATDYCVKATALDAVRNGFETYVIDDLCRGVDIPPGTARAAIEAMMSAGAHVIVSGEIA from the coding sequence ATGAATATCAATCCCACCGACGCGCTGATCGTGGTGGATGTTCAAAATGACTTCTGTCCCGGCGGGGCGCTCGCCGTCGCGGATGGCGACGGTGTCGTGGCGGGGATCAACAGGTTGTTGCCCTTGTTTTCCGTCACGGTGTTCACGCGCGATTGGCACCCCGCGAACCATTGCAGTTTCAGCGATCATCCGGAATACGTTGACAAGAGTTGGCCAGCGCATTGTGTCGCGAATACGCCGGGCGCCCGGTTCCATACCGATTTGACCTTGCCGGATGACGCGATGATCGTCAGCAAGGGCACCGATGCGTCGAAGGAAGCGTACAGCGGGTTCGACGGTACGGCGCTCGCTGAATCGCTTCGCGACGCAAACGTGGGCCGCGTGTTCGTGTGTGGTCTTGCTACGGATTACTGCGTCAAGGCGACGGCATTGGACGCGGTCCGCAACGGGTTTGAGACGTACGTCATCGACGATTTGTGCCGTGGCGTGGATATTCCACCGGGCACGGCGCGCGCCGCGATCGAGGCGATGATGTCAGCGGGTGCGCACGTTATAGTTTCCGGAGAAATCGCATGA
- a CDS encoding YjgP/YjgQ family permease, with amino-acid sequence MLTSSPSAEPGTRGFRVVFDRLSRYCLSEIAVPAVLAMLIIGFVGVANELRERRQVIQLEFIDAWDVARLILYYSPTLVAYLVPIAFMMGILLAFGRLAQDNEITAMKAAGIPVKRLVAPVVIVGALLSVATYFLQDRVQPRAIGRANDLLYSELPQRITLDVLPVGVMNEFGGVRVYFKDRDTATKTLRDVVVVKQESGRDTIYYAEKAEFQPTGERAQLVLTKCHMVQPQPGDDVTTQFSENVMVPLTANPLAPAPGRREEMTIRELIADEKETERRYKSNRSKPNAEDLRKIRTEIANRVTLPFACLAVSLAAAPLAARARRGGRSYSFAIGILLLGGYYLMRILLETKSVHPLEDYLVRGFLPNAVLAALGVWALWRVDRV; translated from the coding sequence ATGCTAACTTCCTCGCCTTCGGCGGAGCCGGGCACGCGTGGATTTCGCGTCGTCTTCGATCGTTTGAGCCGGTATTGTCTGTCGGAGATCGCGGTGCCGGCCGTGTTGGCCATGCTGATTATCGGGTTCGTCGGCGTCGCAAACGAGCTCCGCGAACGCCGCCAGGTGATCCAACTCGAATTCATTGACGCGTGGGACGTCGCGCGCCTAATCCTGTACTACAGCCCAACGCTCGTCGCGTATCTGGTCCCGATCGCGTTCATGATGGGCATCCTGCTCGCCTTCGGCAGGCTCGCACAGGACAATGAAATCACGGCGATGAAAGCGGCGGGCATCCCGGTGAAACGACTCGTCGCCCCGGTCGTCATCGTCGGTGCATTGCTAAGCGTCGCGACCTACTTCCTCCAAGACCGCGTCCAGCCACGCGCCATTGGCCGCGCCAACGATCTGCTGTATTCGGAATTGCCGCAACGCATCACACTCGACGTGCTGCCGGTCGGAGTCATGAACGAGTTTGGGGGCGTGCGCGTCTATTTCAAAGACCGCGATACAGCGACGAAGACGCTGCGCGACGTCGTCGTCGTCAAGCAGGAATCCGGGCGCGACACGATCTACTACGCCGAGAAGGCGGAGTTCCAACCCACAGGCGAACGCGCCCAACTTGTCCTCACCAAGTGTCACATGGTACAGCCGCAACCCGGTGACGACGTGACCACACAGTTCTCCGAAAATGTCATGGTCCCGTTGACGGCGAACCCGCTTGCCCCCGCGCCGGGGCGGCGCGAAGAAATGACGATTCGGGAACTGATCGCCGACGAAAAAGAAACGGAGCGGCGCTACAAGAGCAACCGGTCGAAACCCAATGCCGAAGATTTGCGCAAAATCCGCACCGAGATTGCGAACCGCGTTACGCTACCGTTCGCGTGCCTCGCGGTGAGCCTCGCCGCGGCGCCCCTGGCCGCGCGCGCGCGGCGGGGCGGGCGTTCCTACAGCTTCGCGATCGGCATCCTGCTGCTCGGCGGGTACTACCTCATGCGTATCCTTCTCGAAACGAAGTCCGTCCACCCCCTGGAAGACTACCTCGTCCGCGGATTCCTGCCAAACGCCGTGCTTGCCGCCCTGGGAGTGTGGGCACTCTGGCGCGTCGACCGCGTGTAG
- a CDS encoding DUF2339 domain-containing protein — MHYDDELQALRRDLDDLLNRAAGLKNRIAAVEREIKLESISRAHAEPPVEPQAPAAQPPPLPPLPSTTPAKEAAIVIPTPSKVSAAESPSFTAAPEKPKAKEFQREAETALPRASVEERIWKYWMPRVASVVLAVGVAWALYYVGPLTTPLMRVGFGYAVSIALIGVGWWLEKKYLQYARVLYATAIGVSYFVSFAAHYISAARVIESESAGIGLLVTVVVAWGIVAQVRKSRIVATLVTMLGHLTMGLAFFTTGDLAKYSIAGVAILGFGSAFFLLYNRWYYVAVVGLVGCYLNDALWTLHFLDASPIPSFRLSFGFLWVYMLTFALAELFCGEDLRRSTIPTKFRTMFVTTNTVFFFVLATLTLLRYEDMYEAYRDDFLALYAVVLSLIGLGYLRLRKADPLYNAYLTKAVSAFTLFLAVRYGQGTLTASMAVESVALLYSSRRSGLVVTRVLAFGVAALSIAHGLFIVFTTWSVPYADPLYWRRVVESGLAVAALFAASQLYQRTDWSVRAPKTLPFSRSTIDSLWDLDLVAGPGTQGRKKPYGGLQFPFVYAMGGCILYYAYATMLVHDAHRVASFAAFVVVVTLAGCALQSRPFSLVAMLGLLPTVAGTILSTAGKDQTPHWLIAISVGTIVAAAVFADRRITGEREGLAFHQMRAAPYLLYCASALMLGVSVIAHAGTNVRAALYLAIAGAAATALVVALHRRAVATAAIMLLAFSTLSWLSEWKAVASGEWHLCAVAAAAACVFADRFFARGGEPALSPWGSAALVLSWPIAFRYVASLGTASAGAPIEGFGYFDSDWEPFALAMVSFAFAGYAALTRSRTAIALAALNGALVSFAAVTESYRAVDRPGTLPLVCAFAALAVFWALCEQMVAGSKSKKLEPFVDPLCGVCVGVASLLLVIMIERVPSLSANFLAISWGVLGMALFGAALLTWQRFYRYAALAVFLLGIARLFYDARNLEGIYRPLAFIGLAILMLIVSFGYYYASRLIDARKFNGNGDGDGAHDTAPPPVPPAPPPTP, encoded by the coding sequence ATGCACTACGACGACGAATTGCAGGCGCTCCGGCGCGATCTCGACGATCTGTTGAACCGCGCGGCGGGTTTGAAGAACCGCATCGCGGCAGTCGAGCGCGAGATTAAACTCGAATCCATCTCGCGCGCGCACGCGGAACCGCCCGTCGAACCGCAGGCCCCCGCGGCCCAACCGCCGCCATTGCCTCCGCTTCCGTCAACGACTCCGGCCAAAGAAGCCGCGATCGTCATTCCAACCCCATCCAAGGTGTCGGCGGCGGAAAGCCCTTCGTTCACGGCCGCCCCGGAAAAACCGAAGGCGAAGGAATTCCAACGCGAAGCGGAAACCGCGCTGCCGCGAGCGAGTGTCGAGGAGCGGATATGGAAGTATTGGATGCCGCGGGTCGCAAGCGTCGTGTTGGCGGTCGGCGTGGCGTGGGCCTTGTATTACGTCGGTCCGCTCACGACGCCGTTGATGCGCGTCGGCTTTGGGTATGCCGTATCCATCGCGTTGATCGGCGTGGGCTGGTGGCTCGAGAAGAAGTATCTCCAATACGCCCGCGTACTGTACGCCACGGCGATTGGAGTCAGTTACTTCGTGTCGTTCGCCGCGCACTACATCTCCGCCGCGCGCGTCATCGAGAGCGAATCCGCGGGTATCGGCCTGCTCGTGACGGTTGTCGTCGCATGGGGCATTGTCGCGCAGGTGCGCAAATCAAGAATCGTGGCGACGCTCGTAACGATGCTCGGCCATTTGACGATGGGGTTGGCGTTCTTCACGACCGGCGATCTCGCGAAGTACTCGATCGCCGGCGTTGCCATTCTCGGCTTCGGCAGCGCGTTCTTCCTGCTGTACAACCGCTGGTACTACGTCGCCGTCGTGGGCCTCGTCGGCTGCTACCTGAACGATGCGCTATGGACGCTGCACTTCCTCGACGCATCGCCGATTCCAAGCTTCCGGCTTTCGTTCGGTTTCCTGTGGGTCTACATGCTGACATTTGCGCTCGCCGAATTGTTCTGCGGGGAAGACCTGCGGCGCTCGACGATTCCCACCAAATTCCGGACCATGTTCGTCACCACGAACACCGTCTTCTTCTTCGTCCTCGCCACACTGACGCTATTGCGGTACGAGGACATGTATGAGGCGTATCGGGACGATTTTCTCGCGTTGTACGCCGTAGTGCTTTCGCTGATTGGACTGGGGTACTTGCGGCTGCGCAAGGCCGATCCGCTGTACAACGCGTATCTTACGAAAGCGGTATCCGCATTCACGCTGTTCCTGGCGGTGCGCTACGGACAGGGCACGCTTACCGCGTCGATGGCGGTCGAGAGCGTGGCGCTGTTGTACTCGTCGCGCCGCTCCGGGCTCGTGGTCACGCGCGTGCTGGCGTTCGGCGTCGCGGCACTGTCAATCGCACACGGACTATTCATCGTATTCACCACGTGGTCCGTGCCGTATGCCGATCCGCTGTATTGGCGCCGCGTTGTGGAATCGGGACTCGCCGTGGCGGCCTTGTTCGCGGCGTCGCAACTGTATCAGCGCACGGACTGGTCGGTGCGCGCGCCCAAGACGCTGCCGTTCTCCCGATCCACAATCGATTCGCTCTGGGACCTCGATCTCGTCGCGGGACCCGGCACGCAGGGCCGCAAGAAACCGTACGGCGGCCTGCAATTCCCATTCGTGTACGCGATGGGCGGCTGCATCTTGTACTACGCGTATGCGACGATGCTGGTGCACGACGCGCACCGGGTCGCGTCGTTCGCCGCGTTTGTGGTGGTCGTGACACTCGCAGGCTGCGCACTGCAATCGCGGCCGTTCAGCCTCGTCGCGATGTTGGGGCTGCTGCCAACCGTGGCAGGCACGATACTTTCCACGGCGGGCAAGGACCAGACGCCGCACTGGTTGATCGCGATCTCCGTGGGAACGATCGTGGCGGCCGCGGTCTTCGCCGATCGGCGCATTACCGGCGAGCGCGAGGGCCTCGCTTTTCACCAGATGCGCGCCGCGCCGTACCTCCTGTATTGCGCGTCGGCGCTTATGCTTGGCGTGTCCGTCATCGCGCACGCCGGCACAAACGTGCGCGCCGCGCTTTACCTGGCAATTGCGGGCGCGGCCGCGACGGCGCTCGTCGTCGCGTTGCACCGGCGCGCCGTGGCGACTGCGGCGATCATGCTGCTCGCATTCAGCACCTTGTCATGGCTGAGCGAGTGGAAAGCTGTCGCCTCGGGCGAATGGCACCTGTGCGCCGTGGCAGCGGCGGCCGCATGCGTATTTGCAGACCGGTTCTTCGCGCGCGGCGGGGAACCGGCGTTGTCCCCGTGGGGATCGGCGGCGTTGGTGTTGAGCTGGCCAATCGCGTTTCGATACGTGGCGTCGCTCGGCACGGCGAGCGCCGGCGCGCCCATCGAGGGATTCGGCTACTTCGATTCCGACTGGGAGCCGTTTGCGCTCGCGATGGTGTCCTTCGCGTTCGCGGGATATGCGGCGCTCACACGTTCGCGGACCGCTATCGCACTGGCTGCATTGAACGGGGCCCTCGTTTCGTTTGCGGCCGTCACGGAATCGTATCGCGCCGTTGACCGACCGGGTACGCTTCCACTGGTGTGCGCGTTCGCCGCTCTCGCCGTGTTCTGGGCGCTATGCGAACAAATGGTTGCGGGATCGAAATCGAAGAAACTCGAACCCTTCGTCGATCCGTTGTGTGGCGTCTGCGTAGGCGTAGCATCGTTGTTGCTCGTAATCATGATTGAACGCGTGCCGAGCCTCTCCGCGAACTTTCTGGCAATCAGTTGGGGCGTGCTGGGAATGGCGCTGTTTGGAGCGGCGCTGCTCACGTGGCAGCGGTTCTACCGCTACGCGGCGCTGGCCGTGTTCCTGTTGGGCATTGCGCGTCTCTTCTACGACGCGCGCAATCTCGAGGGTATCTATCGTCCACTGGCCTTCATCGGTTTGGCAATACTCATGCTCATCGTGAGCTTCGGCTATTACTACGCCTCGAGATTGATCGACGCGCGCAAATTCAACGGCAATGGGGACGGTGATGGCGCGCACGACACGGCCCCGCCACCGGTCCCACCCGCGCCGCCGCCTACTCCATGA
- a CDS encoding bifunctional nuclease family protein produces MIKLDVMGVSMDSHHQPVVLLRHEDRVLPIVVGMFEAEAIHAGLVNKDYGRPMTHDLIRNLLAGLRGTVQSVTIYKLENETFYAHVNIEQKSSGGQVEQVLRVDSRPSDGIAIACRTDAPIYATQVVMDAASQDISILGGSEENEEGEDPEFDS; encoded by the coding sequence ATGATTAAGCTTGATGTGATGGGCGTGAGCATGGACAGTCACCACCAGCCGGTGGTGCTGCTGCGCCACGAAGACCGCGTTCTCCCGATCGTAGTGGGCATGTTCGAGGCGGAGGCGATCCACGCCGGTCTCGTGAACAAAGACTATGGCCGTCCCATGACGCACGACCTCATCCGCAACCTGCTCGCCGGCCTGCGCGGCACGGTGCAGTCCGTCACCATCTATAAACTCGAAAACGAAACCTTCTACGCGCACGTCAACATCGAACAGAAATCGTCCGGCGGGCAAGTCGAGCAAGTGCTGCGCGTCGATTCGCGTCCGAGCGACGGCATCGCGATCGCCTGCAGGACCGACGCGCCAATTTACGCTACGCAAGTCGTCATGGACGCGGCGTCGCAGGACATCTCGATTCTTGGCGGTTCCGAAGAGAACGAAGAAGGCGAAGACCCTGAGTTCGATTCGTGA
- a CDS encoding NgoFVII family restriction endonuclease, with translation MLKVTNRALVSPWTEAFDELLSQASKNLLVCSPYIGKGPCKRILTLLRERNRTGISVQLLTDLSRENMLSEATDVKSILELCGALPNMDIRFLPRIHAKVYVADERTAIVTSGNLTDSGLSHNFEYGIYLTDKRLVRRIRCDLTQYHSLGTVIQQSQLKVFDEIVTELKGMQQKAEKSLKSRLREEFEAKLLMADEEILRVRAEGLSAHAAFADTIVYILRRGPRNTKGIYAEMKAIHPDLCDDTMKLVIRGQAWPQAQWRHRVRHAQLYLARQGRIVRKDDKWQLV, from the coding sequence TTGTTGAAAGTAACGAACAGAGCTCTGGTCTCTCCATGGACCGAGGCCTTTGACGAATTACTGAGTCAAGCGTCAAAGAATTTGTTAGTATGCTCCCCCTACATTGGTAAGGGGCCATGTAAGCGAATTCTTACGCTCCTTCGGGAAAGAAACCGCACGGGCATCTCGGTGCAGTTGCTCACCGATCTTTCACGCGAGAACATGTTGAGCGAAGCAACTGATGTAAAGTCCATCCTTGAACTATGTGGCGCGCTGCCAAACATGGATATACGCTTCTTGCCAAGAATTCATGCCAAGGTGTACGTGGCGGATGAACGTACTGCGATCGTAACTTCCGGAAACCTGACGGATAGCGGCCTAAGCCACAATTTTGAGTACGGAATTTATCTAACCGATAAGCGTTTGGTTCGGCGGATACGATGTGACTTAACGCAGTATCATTCACTTGGAACAGTCATCCAGCAATCACAGCTTAAGGTTTTCGATGAGATTGTAACTGAACTCAAGGGCATGCAGCAGAAAGCCGAAAAGAGCCTAAAATCACGGCTTCGTGAAGAATTTGAGGCGAAACTTCTGATGGCGGACGAGGAAATTCTCAGAGTAAGGGCAGAGGGATTGAGTGCACATGCGGCGTTTGCTGACACTATCGTCTACATCTTGAGGCGGGGACCCCGAAATACGAAGGGTATATACGCGGAAATGAAAGCAATTCATCCGGACTTGTGCGACGATACAATGAAGCTCGTGATCCGGGGTCAAGCGTGGCCTCAAGCGCAATGGCGCCACAGAGTACGGCATGCGCAGTTGTATCTTGCAAGGCAGGGAAGAATTGTTCGTAAAGACGATAAATGGCAACTTGTCTAA